One Scleropages formosus chromosome 8, fSclFor1.1, whole genome shotgun sequence DNA window includes the following coding sequences:
- the rpp25l gene encoding ribonuclease P protein subunit p25-like protein isoform X1: MVKGPMENYLKARTVEQPCPCPFPDLPGDTPQVQVKDGSKIRNLMGFAVGRMEPDAARLIVFTGAGKSVAKAVTCVEILKRRVRGLHQHTRLLYRTQQEVWEPREPSAGLDTLTVNRNVPAIWVLLSKDPLDSSLPGYQAPGCFNALWAQAAKEEGVVHKQGQRRKRGGGGGGRGKPGSGRQTEPQQSGKMQKLRGAVPK, from the exons ATG GTGAAGGGCCCCATGGAAAACTACCTGAAGGCCCGTACTGTGGAGCAGCCTTGCCCCTGTCCCTTCCCTGATCTGCCCGGCGACACACCCCAGGTCCAGGTCAAGGACGGCAGCAAGATCCGGAACCTCATGGGCTTCGCCGTGGGCCGCATGGAGCCGGATGCGGCTCGACTCATCGTGTTCACGGGGGCCGGGAAGAGCGTGGCCAAAGCGGTGACGTGTGTGGAGATCCTGAAACGGCGTGTACGTGGTCTCCACCAGCACACGCGGCTCCTGTACCGCACGCAGCAGGAGGTATGGGAACCCCGCGAGCCCTCCGCTGGTCTGGACACCCTTACGGTCAACAGGAACGTGCCAGCAATTTGGGTGCTTCTCTCCAAGGACCCTCTGGACTCTAGCCTCCCTGGGTACCAGGCACCTGGCTGCTTTAATGCACTCTGGGCACAGGCTGCCAAAGAGGAGGGTGTGGTGCACAAGCAGGGGCAAAGGAGGAAGAGAGGAGGTGGAGGCGGAGGCAGGGGCAAACCTGGATCCGGCAGACAAACCGAGCCCCAACAAAGTGGTAAAATGCAGAAGCTGAGAGGGGCCGTTCCGAAGTGA
- the rpp25l gene encoding ribonuclease P protein subunit p25-like protein isoform X2: protein MENYLKARTVEQPCPCPFPDLPGDTPQVQVKDGSKIRNLMGFAVGRMEPDAARLIVFTGAGKSVAKAVTCVEILKRRVRGLHQHTRLLYRTQQEVWEPREPSAGLDTLTVNRNVPAIWVLLSKDPLDSSLPGYQAPGCFNALWAQAAKEEGVVHKQGQRRKRGGGGGGRGKPGSGRQTEPQQSGKMQKLRGAVPK, encoded by the coding sequence ATGGAAAACTACCTGAAGGCCCGTACTGTGGAGCAGCCTTGCCCCTGTCCCTTCCCTGATCTGCCCGGCGACACACCCCAGGTCCAGGTCAAGGACGGCAGCAAGATCCGGAACCTCATGGGCTTCGCCGTGGGCCGCATGGAGCCGGATGCGGCTCGACTCATCGTGTTCACGGGGGCCGGGAAGAGCGTGGCCAAAGCGGTGACGTGTGTGGAGATCCTGAAACGGCGTGTACGTGGTCTCCACCAGCACACGCGGCTCCTGTACCGCACGCAGCAGGAGGTATGGGAACCCCGCGAGCCCTCCGCTGGTCTGGACACCCTTACGGTCAACAGGAACGTGCCAGCAATTTGGGTGCTTCTCTCCAAGGACCCTCTGGACTCTAGCCTCCCTGGGTACCAGGCACCTGGCTGCTTTAATGCACTCTGGGCACAGGCTGCCAAAGAGGAGGGTGTGGTGCACAAGCAGGGGCAAAGGAGGAAGAGAGGAGGTGGAGGCGGAGGCAGGGGCAAACCTGGATCCGGCAGACAAACCGAGCCCCAACAAAGTGGTAAAATGCAGAAGCTGAGAGGGGCCGTTCCGAAGTGA
- the LOC108937222 gene encoding E3 ubiquitin-protein ligase TRIM7-like codes for MSAADLEAELKCPVCLGIYREPMQLPCGHNLCRCCLNRLCESQDHCSCPECRATFARSPALKKNLKLANIVDCFRATRKTSLGPDCEQKELSLGADGNQNYFEEISSMVASCPEHKMPWEYFCRQHKACLCRLCLESHQSHNWQQLEKAAVSGRAVLADEVARLEQSQNMLDDAESWLQDAQDQLRADRARLKKQVSELFASIQEAIITEERDILDFITAEEDLQLSRLEARIGEILSKKKASNRLLVEAQELASRSIPDWEFIRTYQITLEKLLKADVHIQSFSVQKRELDRALVSQVAKESQVLVKKLSKVIRDSISQSRELLLNRHSQGRAQTQKSKTQTARAPSSLQRSRLTLDPNTAHCNLSLSSDLLSAEWVQQRVPCPSHPERFRLHPQVLCSQGFVSGCHFWDVALTGTRRWEVGVTCKGPGLSWVDSCIAWALRWDSRKLQAFEGHRRHNNPQLSSIQQAPGRIRVCLDREEGTLSFFAVDSESAPSMEAGKLLHAFHIKAKCALFPGFYLEESKLSILQYSTKSELA; via the coding sequence ATGTCTGCTGCTGACCTGGAAGCTGAGCTCAAGTGCCCTGTGTGCCTTGGTATCTACAGGGAGCCCATGCAGCTGCCTTGTGGACACAACCTCTGCCGCTGTTGTCTGAATCGTCTCTGCGAGAGCCAGGACCACTGCAGCTGTCCCGAGTGCCGAGCCACGTTTGCCAGGAGCCCGGCTTTGAAGAAGAACCTCAAACTGGCCAACATCGTTGACTGCTTTCGTGCTACCAGGAAGACCTCCCTTGGCCCAGACTGCGAACAGAAAGAACTGTCACTAGGAGCTGATGGGAATCAGAACTACTTTGAGGAGATTTCTTCCATGGTTGCCAGCTGCCCAGAGCACAAGATGCCCTGGGAGTATTTCTGCCGACAGCATAAAGCTTGTTTATGCAGGTTGTGCTTGGAAAGCCACCAAAGCCACAActggcagcagctggaaaaGGCAGCAGTCAGTGGAAGGGCTGTCCTGGCAGATGAGGTTGCACGGCTGGAGCAGTCTCAAAATATGCTGGATGATGCTGAAAGTTGGCTCCAGGATGCACAGGACCAGCTCAGAGCAGACCGTGCCAGGCTAAAGAAGCAAGTATCTGAGCTTTTCGCCAGTATCCAGGAAGCAATCATAACTGAGGAACGTGACATTCTGGACTTCATAACGGCTGAGGAGGACCTTCAGCTTTCCCGACTAGAGGCACGCATTGGAGAGATTCTGAGTAAAAAGAAGGCCTCTAACCGTCTCCTTGTGGAGGCACAAGAGCTGGCTAGTAGAAGCATACCAGACTGGGAGTTCATCAGAACATATCAGATAACTTTAGAAAAGCTGCTTAAAGCTGATGTCCATATTCAGAGCTTCAGTGTACAGAAGCGAGAACTGGACAGAGCTCTCGTCAGCCAGGTAGCTAAAGAGAGCCAGGTTCTCGTGAAAAAGCTGAGCAAGGTGATCCGGGACAGTATCAGCCAAAGCCGGGAGTTGCTGCTGAACCGCCACAGCCAAGGTCGGGCGCAGACTCAGAAATCGAAGACCCAAACTGCCCGAGCTCCTTCAAGTCTCCAGAGGTCCAGGCTGACCCTGGATCCCAACACTGCTCACTGCAACCTCAGCTTATCCAGCGATCTCTTGTCTGCAGAGTGGGTACAGCAGAGAGTGCCGTGTCCCAGCCACCCCGAGCGCTTCAGGCTGCACCCGCAGGTGCTCTGCTCCCAAGGCTTCGTCTCTGGGTGTCACTTCTGGGACGTGGCTCTGACAGGCACACGGCGCTGGGAGGTAGGGGTCACCTGTAAGGGTCCGGGCCTTTCCTGGGTGGACTCGTGCATTGCCTGGGCGCTGCGCTGGGACAGTCGCAAGCTCCAAGCATTTGAAGGCCACAGACGCCACAACAACCCTCAGCTGAGCTCCATCCAGCAGGCCCCCGGCAGGATCAGGGTGTGCTTGGACCGTGAAGAAGGCACCCTTTCGTTCTTCGCCGTTGACTCGGAGTCCGCGCCAAGTATGGAGGCAGGGAAACTGTTGCACGCTTTCCATATCAAAGCCAAATGTGCACTTTTCCCAGGGTTCTACTTAGAAGAGTCAAAATTGAGCATCCTACAGTACAGCACCAAATCAGAACTTGCTTAG
- the LOC108937221 gene encoding sialic acid-binding Ig-like lectin 15, with translation MDSTHLYTLLLLLLHTAGGHDEGWQVKVPPEVRAIENYPVVLPCSFTHPQHSHHSSMLVQWRLGHGPGATMLFQCTVHNESHHCQSHQHQDQRYRLEGDPRQHDLSLRISSTALQDSGLYYCRVEPQGRAHSGFENKRGLRLRVEAPPQILGVWVESSGESGYRAVCRVRGSPLPDVQWSRTEERLESSRLSPLPQEAQHHTSSLLEDVLPEQHYTCTASNPLGEDQATLYLLHPSPAQLYLGPQRVLVLLSLSLGAKVILCLCWATWLLFEGGLSWLNCKTQ, from the exons ATGGACTCAACACACCTGTACacgctgctgctcctgctgctgcacacagcAG GCGGACATGATGAGGGGTGGCAAGTGAAGGTGCCCCCGGAGGTGCGGGCCATAGAGAACTACCCAGTCGTGTTACCCTGCTCCTTCACGCACCCTCAGCACAGTCATCACTCCTCCATGCTGGTGCAGTGGAGGCTGGGCCATGGCCCTGGGGCCACCATGCTCTTCCAGTGCACCGTGCACAACGAGAGCCACCACTGCCAGTCTCATCAGCACCAAGACCAGCGCTACCGGCTGGAGGGTGACCCTCGGCAGCACGACCTGTCACTGAGAATCAGCAGCACCGCCCTGCAGGACAGCGGACTCTACTACTGTCGAGTGGAGCCGCAAGGCCGTGCGCATAGCGGCTTTGAAAACAAGAGAGGCTTGCGCCTGCGAGTGGAAG CTCCTCCACAAATTCTGGGGGTGTGGGTAGAGAGTTCTGGGGAGTCTGGATACAGAGCGGTGTGCCGTGTCCGGGGCTCCCCGCTTCCAGACGTGCAGTGGAGCAGAACCGAGGAGCGGCTAGAAAGCTCTCGCCTCTCTCCGCTCCCCCAGGAGGCGCAGCATCACACCAGCAGCCTGCTGGAAGACGTCCTACCTGAGCAGCACTACACGTGCACTGCTTCTAACCCACTTGGTGAAGACCAGGCGACCCTTTATCTACTGCATCCCAGTCCTGCTCAGCTCTACCTGGGCCCTCAGCGGGTGCTGGTgctgctctctctgtccctgGGGGCCAAGGTGATCCTCTGTCTATGCTGGGCCACCTGGCTGCTGTTTGAAGGAGGGCTCTCCTGGCTAAACTGCAAGACTCAGTAA